In Chrysemys picta bellii isolate R12L10 chromosome 4, ASM1138683v2, whole genome shotgun sequence, the sequence ATAATGATCATAAATAATCTAACTGAAATTAGGTATAAAATTGAACAAAGAACTGGAAAAGTTTCCACTTTTCACTGAGCCTTAAATGTTGCAAGCATTCACATCAAAGTAGAATGGTAAtatgtagcctgatttagggtgtactaATAATATTAATTTAAGTCATCAATTTAATTCTATTTCGATTTGATTaatgttattattaataatttattagtAATATTAATCAGTATGGGTCttaggctcgccaatctgtttgatcagaagataaaagttcttgtcccgaATCAGGCTCCACACAATTTACAAAGGACCCTTGGGGGTATGACGGGAAACTCACAGATATAAttgtaaagactttttattaaaatcaatgaactagtaagtaaatggtaaaatacaaagttacaattgcattactgctattcaaaagatagtATTATAGGCTACgcagctttggttaatatactcacacccttccttgataacctggtggtgagAGACACTGCACCAGCCTCGcggttcaggtttctcaattctcGAGTGagagatgcagtgcttagaagaaATTAATGCTCAGAGCTGTCAAAGCTAACTTAGtgtttacttgactaacttaaacttaaacataaaacctaataaacaaactaagaataaaagTTTAAGGAAACCAGATttagcctagttcccttgaaacttagaaaattaagaagaacaagtacagCCTACTAACAGTAGTAGTTGTAGTAGAGAGATAGAATAGAAGCGGAATAGGAATAGGAATAGAGATAGACTAGAAATAGAATACTATAGCGAGGTGTGTCACCTCTTTTATCCTTCCtcctatgcccaaatttcattcctcacccacaaaatgttagggtacacttactccataggctagtatgtatcAACTTTGCTTTCTGGGTAAAAGGTCTTAATAcggatatgctaactttgccttagcttaacatacaggatatggcctgtaggtctcttgtaTTACAGCCGaatttactttaatataaatctataaacctagtacaataaaccaaatacttaaactaaaataaaaataaaatatatatataagcaaGCAGGCTAATCCTATAGGCTACACATAGCAGGATTCAGAGAAAATCATTGGGAATTTTCACAGAAAAACTGAACACTTGTGatattaaaggtttcagagtagcagccgtgttagtctgtatccgcaaaaagaagaacaggagtacttgtggcaccttagagactaacaaatttattagagcataagctttcgtggactacagcccacttgcatccgaagaagtgggctgtagtccacgaaagcttatgctctaataaatttgttagtctctaaggtgccacaagtactcctgttcttctttttgtgatattAAAATCTCTTTTCCCTAAAATTTCTGCTGAATAGCATTACTTGGCAGAACTACCATCATTCCACACATCACATTTTTCATTTCACCCCTAAAGTCACTTTTCTGCTTCCTAATTTTCTCATGGCATTTTTCACCTCCTTATTGCGCAGGGTGTAGATCAAGGGATTCAGCACCGGAGTGATAATGGTGTAGAACACGGTGACCATCTTATCCTCCGAGAAGGTGATGGAAGGTCTTAAATACATGAAGATACATGGCCCGAAAAATATAATCACTACAGCAATATGGGAGGCACAGGTGGAAAGAGCTTTGCGACGACCTTCGGAGGAGCGAGTTCTCAAGGAGACTAAGATGATGACATAGGATACAACCAGCACAACAAAACAGGTCAGAGAAATCATCCCGGTATTGGCAATGACCATGACGCCAACAAGGTAAGTGTCAGTGCAGGTCAGTTTCAGCAAAGGGTGCACATCGCAGAAATAGTGGTCAATCTCGTTGGGCCCACAGAAGGGTAACTGGATGGTCAGGAGAGTCTGAACGATGGAATGCACAAAGCCACCCACCCATGAAGCCATCACAAGGGAGCCACAAACACACCCAGTCATGATGGTTGTGTAATGGAGGGGTTTGCAGATTGCAATGTAACGATCGTACGCCATCACTGTGAGGAGGAAGATTTCAGTGCACCCAAAGAAATGGAACACAAACAGCTGTGCTATGCAGCCATCAAAGGAGATGGTTTTCCTCTCCACAAAAAAGTCTGCAATCAGTTTTGGGGCTGTGACAGAGGAAAAGCACATGTCTACAAAGGACAGATAgctgaggaagaaatacatgggagACTTCAGATACTGGCTGCTTTTTACAGTGACAATAATGAGAAGATTTCCCAGCACAGTCGCGATATAGAGGAGTACAAAGAACACAAAACACACTGGCTGTAACATCTCATTGTGGCAAAGTCCCAAAAGGATGAATTCAGTCACATTCTGCGTGGCCTCCATGTACTCAGTTTAAATAATGGGTATATAGAATACCGCTAATCCACCTGCCGTGACACAAAACAAGGATAGGAATAATCAACAGATATTGACCGGTGACCAGGTGAATGTCAAGATGCATTGACTGAAGTGGTAGACTTtgtccaaaaataaaaatgagcaatATGTAACTCAAGGAACTAGAGAAATTGGCTTGAGTTACATATTGCCATGAAcagtatatacacctctaccccgatataacgctgtcctcgggagccaaaaaatcttactgcattataggtgaaaccgcgttatatcgaacttgctttgatccactggagtgaaccccctcccctcccctggagtgctgctttaccgcgttatatccgaatttgtgttatattgggtcgcattatatcggggtagagatgtactcaAAATAATTAGAGTGGAAACTCTGAAGACGTTTCATTATATTCTTCCCCCATAGTGAATCATCAAAGACTTTAACTGCAAGTGAAATATTTAACCTTAACTACGCTTTGTAATCAGCCCTTCCATGATACGCATTCTATTTTATTCTTATTGCATTGTTAAACACCCTTCAGAAATCCCATTTTTCAGCCAAGGATAACCACATCGCTTACCTTTGCATTTGGGCACATAAATGCtcaaaaatattgatttgtgCATGCAAACATGAAACTGAGTTACCTCATTAAGTAACCAATGATTGAAAACTGGTCTCTGATTATTTTCATCACAAAATTATTTCACAAAATTTACATTTAGTTGAAAAGCcattttaattggaaaaaaatgaTTTCAGTGGAGAATTTTGACCAGCTTTGCACAAAACCCTACTGAAACAAGAATTGAAACAGTAATTTATCATCAGGACTCACGGATACACTTTAGATTATCTATGCTGCTCCAAAAACGCAAAGTAGCCATAAACACTGTTCGATTGACCGGTTAACTCTGTCACCAGAGTGGTGGAAAACAGCTGAAGCCTATTAGTGAACCTGACCCTATATGTGTTATCATTTGATTTGAGGTGACTGAATTAAATTTTCTGTGTTCAAAAGGAGGTATTTATGAATGGTCATAAACAGGAATGGATTAAATATGGTGTGGCGGGTGGTCATTGCTTATGGACTAGCATCTAATAAACCTATTTTATAGATttcaaaactaaaattaaaataacaaataaaaataagatgAAGATTTTTCAAGAGGGAAGTTTGTAATGAAGATTTTAGAGTCATTCATCATACTTTAGGTGAATTAGTTGGAGACCGATTGATGGAGGGGGGAATTAAATTGGAGTGAGTCGGAAtaaagtgttttctttttcttttacattgGTAGAGCTAAGCAGGAAAAGAACAGCATAAAATACTCAACCTTGCTGGAAAACTCACATGGGTTGTATTTGCAGATCTCAAAACTTACCTGGATGGTGATGGGTTTTATTTCCCCTGCTTCTAACCTGCTCCCGTAGCAAAGGTGTTTGGCTCTGAACAACAGTAAGCAGTTGATGAGGGTGATTTACAAGATCATCAGTTACTCCCTACTATATAGATTTTCTGCTTTGTAAATTTCATCCTAACACCCGTCTTTACAAGCCCTGTCTTAGGATGTCCTTTGCTGTCTGTCAAATCTGCGAAGACCAAATTAGCGAACTAGAGAAGTGGTTTGGTCAAGGCAGCCCCCAGGAATCTTTTCACATCAACCACTCTCCTAACTCACAAAGCCTCAGGTCGAAGACCATCTCCATCCCTCACTCTGCAAAATCTAAGACCCAACAAGATCTTTGGGGAAAGCTGTCTCCCTCTTTGCTGTGAAGTCACAgcagaaatttttaaaataaatatgtagtGGCAGTGCGTTAATCTCTGGTTAATGAGCTCCCAGAGGCATTTCACGGCTTCTCCCCTGGAAATAGTTTTGAAGAAGCACTCCCCTGTACAACTTTAAACATGTATGTGAAGCAAACTTTCAAAGCTCTGCTGAGAGTTAGTCCCTTTCATTGTTTTCAAACTCCATCTTTCAATAggaacccccccccgcctcctcatATTTTCACCAAGTGGTGGCCTTAGAGATCTTGATATTATCTGGTTCCTTCTACTCGTGCCCCCTACATAACAAGAGGGCACAGGAAATCCAGTGTCAAGTTCCTCATTTCACTCCTATGCTTAGAAAGGGGACCTCGAGAACTTGGGCAAAAGGCAACAAGCTCTGTGGACCTGCTGTGTGTGGACAgccattggatcaggccttaaccGAAGAGAACTCATGCCCAACAAAATCAATGGAAGATCGCCGGGTTGACTtcagtgacttttgcatcacccTTAATCACTGATATATGGGATTGAACAATGTTTGGATTTCTCTTCTACGTGATAATGTGACTCAACGGTGACAGGACCAGGGCTTGTGACAAGACTGGGGCAATGGGATTTCACTGCAGCGTCAGTTCTCAGAGACACCCTGGCTGCACAGGATGATGGGAGTTCGGAGGAAATGCCTGGTGATGTGGCCACTGCTGCTTACGTTCCAGGATGTTATCTTGTATTCCGCCCTATGCTTAGTCTGGGGTGCCACGGCTGTGGAAAGTGTGGGAAGTCTAGCAGCATCACTGGTGCTGGGACCTCCCACCTCATATAGGCACTTGATACTGTTCACAGTGAAAGTGTAGCCCACTAGTGAATGTGCGTCTCCGACCTTCCTACGTGCCAAAGTGCTGACGCTGTTGCTCTTTAATTCAAGCTCTACCAACTCCTGCCTTTACTTCCGGAGATCCCCAGTTAAATCTTTGGTGTGTTGGGTGTCACAGATGGAGGCTGCTACAAAAACAGTAGTGGGACCATGTAATCAAGGATATAAAATATGTTTGTACTTCATATGGCTTTTCCAAATCCGTacacgggggtgggaggggagagaatatGGCTTGATACCCTCTCTTCTACTTATGCAGCCATAGACAAACTGGTCCATCATAAGAGAAGAGTTAGTTATTCCCTGGGGTAACAAAATGTTGTGTCATGAAACCACAATTGCAGTGATAT encodes:
- the LOC135983475 gene encoding olfactory receptor 4S2-like — encoded protein: MEATQNVTEFILLGLCHNEMLQPVCFVFFVLLYIATVLGNLLIIVTVKSSQYLKSPMYFFLSYLSFVDMCFSSVTAPKLIADFFVERKTISFDGCIAQLFVFHFFGCTEIFLLTVMAYDRYIAICKPLHYTTIMTGCVCGSLVMASWVGGFVHSIVQTLLTIQLPFCGPNEIDHYFCDVHPLLKLTCTDTYLVGVMVIANTGMISLTCFVVLVVSYVIILVSLRTRSSEGRRKALSTCASHIAVVIIFFGPCIFMYLRPSITFSEDKMVTVFYTIITPVLNPLIYTLRNKEVKNAMRKLGSRKVTLGVK